Genomic DNA from Anaerolineae bacterium:
ACGGTGGCTCTATGTTTTCCAGACGCCCTGACAGTAGGGCCGTCGGTGGGGGGGGGAGCTTCTTTAGGGGTGTATTTGCTGCCGTCGGGCATTGTTGCGCCGTCAAGTTTGGCATACTCTAACTGCGCCTCGTTTACTTTAGCGCCGGTCAGATTGGCTTCACTTAAATCAGCATGGCTCAAGTTGGCTTCACTCAGATCGAGCTCTTGTAAATCGGCCTGGCTCAGATTAGCTTCGCTCAAGTTGATTTTTTTCAAATTGGCCACTGCGCTTAAGTTGATTCCACTCAGATTGGCCCCCCTCAAATTGGCCCGGCCCAGGCGCGTTCCTTCCAGATTGGCGCCAGTAAGATTGCTTCCGGCCAGGTTGGCCAAACGTAGATTGGCCTGGCTCAAATCAGCTTTGTTCAGGTTGGCTTCACTCAAGTTTGCCTCGGCCAAATTAGCCCGGTGCAGGTTAGCCTGGCTCAGATCAGCTTTGCTCAAGTTGGTTTTGGGCAGTTTAGCTTGACTCAAATTAGCCTGCTTCAGGGTAGCGGCTCGCAAATTAGCCTGAGATAAATCAGCCTCAAACAAACTGGCCTCGTTCAGTTTTACCCAGCGTAGATAGGCTTTGCGCAAGTTGGCTTTGTTCAGGTTGGTGCCAACCAAACTGGCCGTATCCAGATTTTCTCCATGCAAATCAATCCGGCTTAAGTTGGCCCCATCCAGCCTGGCCCCGTGCAAATAAGCCCTGGAGAGATCAACTTTATTCAGGTTAGCCTCAACCAACGTGGCGCGGATCAGGCTGGCTTTGCGTAGATTGCTCTTTTCCAGGTTGGCTTGGATCAAATTAGCCCCGCGCAGATCAACCCCACTTAAGTCGAGTTCGCTCAAATCGAGTTCGCTCAAGTTGGGTATTTCACCCTGCTTGCGGGCGGCCTTGATTGTGTGAATAACTTGTCCGCGTTCCATGGTTTTGCTTTGACGGAGTTTTTATTCAGTATATCATACCTGTTTTTTGCTGACAACCATCAATCCAAAATATTATGAAAACTTGTATTTTATTGTCCGTGCAGCCATTGCGCCTGCATCTCGGCCATCCGGCCACTCTCGTCCAACCGAATCAAGGTTTCATTAACGGCTTCCAGTAAGGCCTGGCTTTTGATGGGCACGGCGGCGGCGTACCACTCATCGGTCAGATAGGCCACAATTTTTAGCCCCCGCGAAAAAGCGCTAACACCACTGACGGCGTCCACAATGGCCGCGTCGGCCTGGCCGCCAAACAATGCGGTTAAGGCCGCCGCGGCGCTTTCCTGGCGCAGCAACGTTATGCCTTCAACTTCTCGCGCCAACTGCCGCGCCTCCATATCGGCTTGGCTGCCCCACTCAATGGCTATCGTGCGCCCCTTTAAATCCTCAACTGTGTTGACGGCATTGTTGTTGGCGCAGGTCACCAGCACCTGCCCAGCGTTGAAATAATTGTGCGTGTAGGCCACATCCTGCGTCCAGCGAGGGTCATAAGGCAGGCCGGAAATGATGATGTCTACCCGGCGGGCCAGCAGCGCATCGTACAGCCCATCAAAGCCAATGTTAACAAACTCAGCCTCTACGCCCAAATCGGCGGCAATGACCTGGGCCAGGTCAACGTCCAGGCCCACAATTTGGCCGGTTTCGTTTATCATTTCAAAAGGCGGAAAGCTGGCGTCCAGGCCCACCCGCAACGTTCCCCGCCGTTGAATTTCGGCCAACGCGCCATCATCACCAGAGGGATACAGCCGCCAAACAATGAAACCCAATAATAGGGTGAGACCGATCAAAATGAACGCCCCTCTAAAACCCAAAACGCGACCCATGACCCGTGACACCCGTCCCTCGACGCCCGCTCTCTGCCTCATCGCGCCAGTTCCTCTCCCCGGCTATACCGCTGCACCTCCAGGTAAATTGGCTTTGGCTCAAAATCGGGCGTAACAAAAGTAAAGTAATCAAGATAAGTGCGGGCGGGCCAGGGATAACGAAAAGCCCACAGCGCGACCATCTCCGCCCAGGGCCAACCTTTTACCAATTGGTAGGCGCGGATGGTGTTTTTAATGCGTTGGGCCGGTTTGACCGCCCGCGTCCAGCGGGGGTGATCATTCCAGCCCCCTTCGGTGATGTAGATGGGCAGGCCGGCATAACCGTTGTCAA
This window encodes:
- a CDS encoding transporter substrate-binding domain-containing protein, whose product is MRQRAGVEGRVSRVMGRVLGFRGAFILIGLTLLLGFIVWRLYPSGDDGALAEIQRRGTLRVGLDASFPPFEMINETGQIVGLDVDLAQVIAADLGVEAEFVNIGFDGLYDALLARRVDIIISGLPYDPRWTQDVAYTHNYFNAGQVLVTCANNNAVNTVEDLKGRTIAIEWGSQADMEARQLAREVEGITLLRQESAAAALTALFGGQADAAIVDAVSGVSAFSRGLKIVAYLTDEWYAAAVPIKSQALLEAVNETLIRLDESGRMAEMQAQWLHGQ
- a CDS encoding pentapeptide repeat-containing protein; translation: MERGQVIHTIKAARKQGEIPNLSELDLSELDLSGVDLRGANLIQANLEKSNLRKASLIRATLVEANLNKVDLSRAYLHGARLDGANLSRIDLHGENLDTASLVGTNLNKANLRKAYLRWVKLNEASLFEADLSQANLRAATLKQANLSQAKLPKTNLSKADLSQANLHRANLAEANLSEANLNKADLSQANLRLANLAGSNLTGANLEGTRLGRANLRGANLSGINLSAVANLKKINLSEANLSQADLQELDLSEANLSHADLSEANLTGAKVNEAQLEYAKLDGATMPDGSKYTPKEAPPPTDGPTVRASGKHRATVSGLAASLARIKKHQQRK